In one window of Sciurus carolinensis chromosome X, mSciCar1.2, whole genome shotgun sequence DNA:
- the LOC124971469 gene encoding germ cell-less protein-like 1 translates to MGALSSRMMWLRRDRAPEEPGAVRDEQEAVEEMEAAVVQGEEESEESQLSTSQVGRKRKTSPGGPLAKAPRQERIKDKSRSIYQALFLRGEGSDIQIRALGEEWNLHRVYLCQSGYFASMFSGAWRETNMNTIEIQMPDENIDREALHEVLGSLYRESMIIPPCRVIAILATASMLQLDELIQQCREIMKETVSAQSVCSYYYSAENYGLQDIRTICRQWLLDNLMTQRSEELLTEVSLDLMKELIASSDLLVLEVEMDIYTTLKKWMFLKLQPTWRGTRRALLPDANSWFARLRGESEGAPFLETEQGRAFMPVFQQLRLAYIICDLPSAHVIDQDALIPATWLTPVYKEQWLALLRAEQTKEVGPVDVYMSDLQENSMRCGGQLRRDEQCSWRWAGFNFGWDLVVCYTNRRIVFRRSALNKSCGLGVSLLWQRKVAFRLRLVSLDRNGRAIFRRDTEYQMLSLRKDQELEVVNLENQDVVFPLFMACNFLYIPRERGTAQSEDPCKSPES, encoded by the coding sequence ATGGGGGCACTAAGCAGTCGGATGATGTGGCTCAGGCGGGATCGTGCCCCAGAGGAACCAGGAGCTGTTAGAGATGAGCAGGAGGCAGTGGAGGAGATGGAAGCAGCAGTGgtgcagggggaggaggagagtgaAGAATCCCAACTCTCCACCAGTCAGGTAGGCCGCAAGCGGAAGACCAGCCCAGGAGGGCCACTGGCAAAGGCTCCTCGCCAGGAGCGGATCAAGGACAAGTCCCGGTCCATTTACCAGGCGCTCTTCCTGAGGGGTGAGGGCAGTGACATACAGATCCGTGCATTGGGGGAGGAGTGGAACTTACACAGGGTCTACCTGTGCCAGTCAGGGTACTTCGCTAGCATGTTCAGCGGCGCCTGGCGGGAAACAAACATGAATACCATAGAGATACAGATGCCTGATGAGAACATTGATCGTGAGGCCTTGCATGAGGTATTGGGCTCCTTGTACCGTGAATCCATGATCATCCCTCCCTGTCGAGTCATAGCCATCCTGGCTACTGCCAGTATGCTGCAGTTGGATGAGCTAATTCAACAGTGCAGGGAGATCATGAAGGAGACTGTCAGTGCCCAGAGTGTGTGTAGCTACTACTACTCGGCGGAGAACTACGGGCTTCAGGACATCAGAACCATTTGCCGCCAGTGGCTGTTGGACAACTTGATGACCCAGCGTAGTGAGGAACTTTTGACGGAAGTCAGCCTGGATCTCATGAAAGAGCTCATCGCCTCTTCAGATCTCTTGGTGTTGGAGGTGGAGATGGACATATACACCACACTGAAAAAGTGGATGTTCCTGAAGCTGCAGCCCACATGGAGGGGCACCCGAAGAGCTTTACTGCCCGATGCCAACTCCTGGTTTGCCAGGCTTAGAGGGGAGTCAGAAGGTGCCCCTTTTCTGGAGACTGAGCAGGGCAGAGCCTTCATGCCAGTGTTCCAGCAGCTACGGCTGGCCTACATAATCTGTGACCTGCCATCTGCTCACGTTATTGACCAGGATGCACTGATCCCTGCCACATGGTTGACCCCGGTATACAAAGAGCAGTGGCTAGCCCTTCTCCGGGCTGAGCAGACCAAGGAGGTTGGGCCTGTAGATGTCTACATGTCTGACCTCCAAGAAAACAGCATGCGGTGTGGGGGCCAGCTCCGAAGAGATGAACAATGCAGCTGGAGGTGGGCAGGCTTTAACTTTGGCTGGGACTTGGTGGTGTGCTACACCAACCGCCGGATCGTATTCCGCCGCAGTGCACTGAACAAGTCCTGTGGTCTTGGGGTCAGCTTACTCTGGCAGAGAAAAGTTGCATTTCGGCTCCGGCTTGTCTCTTTGGACAGGAATGGAAGAGCCATTTTCAGGAGGGACACAGAATATCAGATGCTTTCCCTAAGAAAGGATCAAGAACTAGAGGTAGTGAACCTAGAGAACCAAGATGTGGTCTTCCCCCTATTCATGGCATGTAACTTCCTGTACATCCCCAGGGAGAGAGGCACTGCCCAGAGTGAGGACCCCTGCAAAAGCCCAGAGAGCTGA